The DNA region ATGAAGGGAAAAGGGATTCGGGGTGCTTTCCCGAAACGCGGGAAGGCTCCCGAATCCCTTTTTTGACGGGAAAACCGGCAGGAAAGAACAGGAAGATTGTAGAAAACAAGGAAAAAATCAGACAGAAGGGAGCTCCGCTCATGGGCCTGACGCTTCAAGTGAAACATGACCGCCACGTGCTCGTCGTACGCTTGGTGGGGGAATTGGATCATCATGCGTCGGAACGGGTGCGCCAAACCATCGAACAGGAACTGGCCAAGGGATACACCGCCAACCTGGTGCTCAATCTGGCCGATTTGGAGTTCATGGACAGCTCCGGGCTGGGCGTCATTCTCGGGAGATACCGGAAAGTGTCCGAGTTGGGCGGAAAGATGGCCCTCTGCTCCATCCGGCCGTCCGTCGGACGTTTGATGGAAATGTACGGGCTGTACAAGATTCTGCCCGTTTTTGAAGATGAACACAGCGCGATTTCCGCTTGCGGGGTGGCATCATGAGCATTTCGGCAAAAAACTTCATGGAGCTCCGGTTTGCCAGTCGCTCGGAAAATGAAGCGTTTGCCCGGGTGGCCGTGGCATCCTTCGTCTCTCAGCTCGATCCGACGATGGAAGAATTGACCGACATCAAGACGGTTGTTTCCGAAGCCGTCACCAACTCGGTCATCCATGGATACGAAGAAAAACCGGACGGAATCATCCACATTCGCGTCGAGATTGACGGCGCCCGTGTCAGCATCACCATTTCCGATCAGGGAGTGGGTATCGAAGACGTCGAGCGCGCGAAGCAACCCCTGTTCACCTCCAAACCGGAACTGGAACGGTCCGGGATGGGGTTCACGATCATGGAAAATTTCATGGACGAAGTGACGATCCGGTCCGAACCGGGTCAGGGTACCACCGTCCACATGGTCAAATATCTGAAAAGCCGTCAAGAGACGATGGCCAATTGAGGGAAAGCCCATGGACACGGATGTGCGCAACAGCAGACACGGCCATCTGTCCGACGTGGAAGTGAAGGAGCTGATTCGCTCCAGCCAGCAGGGGGATGCTGAAGCCCGAAACCGGTTGGTAAGGCACAACATCCGCTTGGTCTGGTCCGTGGTGCAGCGGTTTTTGAACAGGGGCTATGAAGCGGATGATCTGTTCCAGATCGGTTGCATCGGTCTCCTGAAAGCCGTGGACAAGTTTGACCTGAGCTATGACGTGAAATTCTCCACGTATGCGGTTCCGATGATCATCGGGGAAATCCAACGGTTTCTCAGGGATGAC from Staphylospora marina includes:
- the spoIIAB gene encoding anti-sigma F factor, with the translated sequence MSISAKNFMELRFASRSENEAFARVAVASFVSQLDPTMEELTDIKTVVSEAVTNSVIHGYEEKPDGIIHIRVEIDGARVSITISDQGVGIEDVERAKQPLFTSKPELERSGMGFTIMENFMDEVTIRSEPGQGTTVHMVKYLKSRQETMAN
- the spoIIAA gene encoding anti-sigma F factor antagonist, with amino-acid sequence MGLTLQVKHDRHVLVVRLVGELDHHASERVRQTIEQELAKGYTANLVLNLADLEFMDSSGLGVILGRYRKVSELGGKMALCSIRPSVGRLMEMYGLYKILPVFEDEHSAISACGVAS